The Cryptomeria japonica chromosome 6, Sugi_1.0, whole genome shotgun sequence genomic interval ACTTGGTTCCACTAGGTCGTATACATGATCgaaatcaactgatgcttccatctggttcaactatagtgctctgggaatttgataggtatcaatggaaaccaacggtctacaagaccatttgtcaacccactcttgtgattcacattcttcccacaaaaaatacatgaagaacaaaaacatacaatatgtctagtataatttccggtgaacttgcatttgaacttcgaaATGAGTTCATGTCACtggatcctacaactgtacaacaatcttgatagttttcaatgttagattctatgatcaaccaaaaatatctataaaCCATTGACGTACTTGCATTACCTGGTTCCATTGtagttacaccatcacacaattgttgttacatctatcaactcaacaccaccttcatacttcaattattctctagctagggctcttttcattTTTAGACCAAAATTCTCTCTGATCCACTTTTCATTCAATGCATCGTTACTCTGCCAAAATCGCTACTCACACTCacacatccattatcatttgcattatcatcttcatcacaTCATGGAGCACAATCGAGCATCCGAATCgacgtcatgagcacacatccaattgcggaataatcaaattaaagagggaattatggtttgcattgtttatcattttgttctcCATTTTAATTTTACCATtttaatcttgaggtgtatgatgtattgtgtCTGCTTGATTAATTAGCTTACTTTTTAATCCTTAGTATTCGCTCACACATTTTTCATCACACTAGTCACCTCTTTTTTGACTGCCCCTTCACTAAGGATTGTTGGGATTGGCTATGTACCTCTTTTTTGACTGCCCCTTCACTAAGGATTGTTGGGATTGGCTATGTAAGAAGTTGGATTGGTCAACGACAAGGGAGGAGACGTTAGATAAATTCCTTTTGAGTTGGTCGATCCTTAATTTGAAGCCACTATGGGTCGAGATTTGGATCATTGCACCATCCATGCTACTCTGGAACATACGGATttttgaagaaaatgaaacttTTCCGGAGTGATTAGTAGAATAAAATCAGTTATATGTGAAATCATAAACTCCAAAATATATGATAAAAAGGTTGTATACGTAAATGAATGGGATAAAAGAATTCAAGTGGGATGGGACGGTATTGGGTCTATGTAGGAAAAATGTTTTGTGGTTGCCTCTAGAAAATGGAAGactcaaactcaattttgatggggctgccaaagGCGACCCTGGTGAGGCTGGTTTTGGGGGCATTCTCAGGGACAACATGGGCACAATGGTCTTTGGGATTTATGGTTACCTTGGCATTGGGTCCAATAATAAGGCGAAAGCTGTGGCTCTCGAAAAAAATTGGATCCTTGGATGTAGAAGGAGATTTACAGGTAATCATTAATGCGGTAAAAAATGGTGTATGCCCAAATTGGAAGCTTAGGCAGAATATCGAGAACATCCTGGGGCATCTTTAGCGTATTCCTGATTTTCGTATCTCATTTGTACCTTTAGAGAAGCGAATAAAGTATTTTTCTTtctagctaatgaaggggtcatcTAAAAACACAGAGAAGAGATAGTTGAAAATAGCAATATATGGGTGAAACTCCAAAGTGTTATAGATATAGGAATTATACCATGTTGCTTCTAGAGGCTTCTGCTCTTTGCATAAAGAGATCCAGTGTGGGTGGATGTTTGCGAACTGCGACATGGTTGGAAGAAGACATTTTGGAATACAATGTTCAATTGTAAGGTGGAGACGGTTGATGAGCAGGTCAAGCGTTTGTTTTTCTTCTTCACGGTGGTTCAAGCTACGGGTCATGATGATGTCAACAAGTTGATTCGTGCTGAGCGCATCAACTCTAAAGGGATTAAGATGAACCACAACCCAAAGAAGGGATATATTGTTGTGGGTGTTTTCGAAGCTGTGGCTGTTGCCAAAAATAAGATTATGCGTGTGGCCTTGAAACTTCTCTATGAGGGATTAGATGGTTATGAAATGACTATCTTTGGGAACTTTATAAGCCTATATGATGACCTGCAATCTGCTTCTCAATTTGAGCATGTGAACACACTCGCTGAAGGGATTCTGGCCCTTCGTAGATGGATGTTTAAATCTTTTTGATCGTATGGGATCTATTCCTTTTGGTACAGCTTATCCATAAAAAAGTATTGTTTTATGAATTTATTATTTGGAATCAAAACTTGAAATAGATTGTTCTTATAAGATGAAAAGAGTTAAAAATAGTTGAAAGATCAATGATATCTCCTTTTTAATAAATTTGGGTTTAGAAATTTAAATAACATTTCCAAATCTTCTACACATTTTCATTTGAATGACTAACCTTAATTCTAACCTTAAATGAACTTAAATTATAACCTTAAATGAATCCTAAccttaattgaatcctaaccctaactctaaccctaaaccttaaccctaatgctaaccctaattaaaccctaatcaaaatagagttaccctaaacctaattaattcccatgtaatcctaaccctaaccctaaccctaacataacCTTAATTGTAACCCTAAATGAATCCTAACTTTAATTGAATCCCAAGCATTTaacattaattataattataaccttaACACTAACTATAACCCTACCTATAATGGTAAgtgtaaccctaattgaaccctaaccctaactataatcataAGCATTACCCTAACTATAATCATAATTCCAACCCTATAATTAACTTTATCACAAATGCTAATTTTAACCCAAATCCTAATCTTTATGTAACCCTACGCTTAATTGTTCAATATTAGAAATTTATTAAATTCTAAAAGTGATGTATTTAATTGTAGGGTTAAGAGTTATCAGTACTTGccattaggcaatactattgttattaaaaaaaattatttaaaccaatgaaaagcaattatttttctttctttaaattttttaaatttattttatagtatagatgcacattttgttaacattataatttacaaaaattatttttgttgcaaAAGATTGGCTAATATCGTTTTGCCTCggaacaacacataatcaatttcattttaaataagggaggtttttttaatatgttatttttttttcCCCTTGTACTTGCCgtttttaactttataatttacaaaaattattttacaATCATTTTATTgcaatcattttattttattttagttaaaatgTTGTAATAAATAATTTAGTTCCCTCAAAGTATTTTATGTTCTTATATTTTGCCCTTTCAATTTTATTgcaatcattttattttattttagttaaaatgTTGTACTAAATAATTTAGTTCCCTCAAAGTATTTTATGTTCTTATATTTTGCcctttcaattttaaaaattaaaggGCATTATCTTTCTATAAATCCCAATCCaattgtgaattaaattaaattatatcattttaatttattaattttttgttattattttgcttatttctattttacattttatttctaaaattctatatattttttagtttttaatctCTTTTTAAAATATTAAGTATCCTATCTAGATTCTCTATATTTTGTTTACTTAATATCTCATTATCAAATCTAAAATAAAACTTCAAATTCCTAAATATGATATGAAATATTTCTAAAcatactaggggaagagcaccagtagttgagcaccctaactttgcgcttctcaaaatcttacgtggaaattccaaatcactcccaattttttaccgTAGCTTACTtggcaccctaacttcgcgcttctcaaaatcttacgtggaaattccaaatcactcccaattttttaccgtagcttacttggcaagtcccctgcttataactaagcttttagcaaaaaaaaaagtgagaccaataggcatgcaaaagaggccccaatagttgtgcagctgatatggcatcagcAAAAAAAAAGTAAGACCAATGTTTGTATTGGCAGGATCTCTTATTCTGATTTCCCTTCTGTTCTGTGGTATTCAATTAAAAAATGTTTATACAattaagttcaatttttttttttttaaatctcaataTTAAATTGTAAAAAATTAATCATATAAACTTCTTCAGATGAAAAGTGTATACACAACTAAAACACCAAACATACATTgaagaaacaataaaaaataaaaaactttcatAAAATTTAATATTGTTGACTTCACAAATATAAATTTCCTCAAATTACATGCAGAATTGGATTTTGTTCCAGGTATGTCCGCCACCATTCTTCAAAAGTTACATGCAAAGACTTTAaattgatattggacatgtttatattaaattaattataacttataaataaatgtgtagagatattcataaataaaaattaaatttcaaaattaaattaaatgtttgaaGCTTAAAGATTTTAAGTGCTCATGGGTTTGGAATTTCTAATGCTTTTTAAAAAATTAAccaaattttaactttttttaaattgtgtatttCTTGTTAATCATTAGAGTTAGTATTTAGTTTATATTCAAGTTCTAGTTATTAACTTCTTCTTTGTCTGCAACAATCTTTAACAGCTAAAAAAAACACCATTTTCTAGTCAGAAAATTCCAATCTTGAACGATCTTCAGAGGTTTTTTTAATCTGCTCAATACAAAATGAGATTTAAAAGACTCGAAAATAGACTGAAACTGGACTTGTCTTTGGTCCATGCAACTGTCATGCATTATTTGGACAACTCTCTGAACTAGCAGTTTATAAAAATGAACTAATGCAAAATAAATCTCAACTGAATGTTAAACTGCACATGGCAACAACTGAACGGTGATGACAGTCCAGAACGCTCATGATCTGTAGGCACAGAGGGACTATTTCCATCCATGACTTGAGGAAAATGAATCCTTAGAAGGCATTGTGCAGAGAATATTTGATCTTCATTCCCTGGATATGCAGATTGAAAATTCTATTCCCATGTGCTTGTGATTCCTTGCTGTGATGAAGAGCTGCAGATAAAGAGCAGTTATCACTAATCTGCTGATCATCCTCTTTCAATCCATGGACAAGTTGAAGGTTGTGATGAGAGTCTGAGGTCCTCATACTGTTACTGTTACTGTTGGGGGATTCTAAACTTTCACCTGATAACTTGAGGTTTTGGAATGCAGATGTAATCAATTCAGAATCAACAGTTTTACAGCAATATGAAGCTTTCTTCAACAGACCAGGGCTCCTCCTCCTTTTTTGAAAATGAATTCTAACCCTATTATTTCCCCTGTTTTGAAAATGAATTCTAAGAACCCTCTTCTTTCCCATTCTTAAACAGACCATGTTGCTTGATTCCACTAACACTAAAGACTGTTTATTACCCATCTCTTCCTCTTTCAATCCATGAGAGGTCTTGTTGGAATCTTCTTCATCTGACTGTAAGCTGAACTTTTGGAATGCAGCTGTAATGAATTCAGAGGAAAATGAagctttctttttcttcaacaaagCAGGGCTCCTCGTGGGAAGCCTTTTTTTCCCCATCTCACGATTTGTTGAACAGACCATGTTGATGTTTCTTGCTTACACTAAACACTCAATCGCCTCACACTCTTATATGTAGTAATAATGGTTGCTTGCTTACACTAAACACTCATGTGCCAACTTCAGAAAGGGCCAGGGAAAATCCATATAatttatatatacaatatatacataaaaatatagGTTGTAAATATTTTAAGTCATTATATGTGTATAAGGAATATAATAtcttttataaatattattaaaaagatGTTTGTCTATTGTATATAAAATTCATTTTTATTAGATACATACAAATTCTTACATACATAAATGTTTCAAATAATTTTGTATATGTTTTTGAGAAAACTACTCAATATATTTATATAATGTTAAATGGTGTAATTTTGTGTAAAGATGGATTTACCAAAATAGTACCATCTCAATCCTATGCTCCATTACTATCATGAATATCTTTCCTCTTGACTGTTCTATACCTGCACTATTAGCTTTGTCTTTCCAGACTCGCATAAACACTCCTGAGTTATTTGTAACCCCACTTACTTGGACACTTCATCTGGTCTTCATTCTTTTTGCTATGTGTTTGGTGCTTTGCTCACTGTTTTATCTTGTGCTTCCTGTTATCCACAGACTGTAAACTTGAAACAAATCAAAATGTTTCACACACACTGCCACTGTTCATTTGAATACCCCTTATGTTCTCTTCACACCTCTATGGCATGCCATTGTTTACTATTCCTTATACCTGAACTTGACTGTCATCACTTGAAAATGATGCTTGGGTTGCCATTACAACCACTACTAGCTCCCAGCGATCCTTCTTTACAGCCTTATCACTTGAAACCTAAATAACCTCATTCAGAATGTTGGCATCTAGAATACCAGGGACAAATCTGGCACCAATTCCTTGAATTTTATGAGGTCCAGGCTTAACTCTAGACAAAATGATACTCCCAAAATGTTCTGGAAATTTATACACCAGGACTGCATGCAAAACTATTCCTCTTGTGGAGTGGAGGGAAAAAGTTCATTTTATGAATATGATGGCATAAAAAATGTAGTCTTTATTAGAAACAAGAAATACAGATATCAACACCAAAGACAAAGTTTTGTGTTATGAGGTTTCTTGCACATGATTAGATCACTGCTGAGTTATAGTGGGTATGACAGAGACAACGAAGTGGATAGTGCACAATCAACTTTTATGCAAATGTGTGAATAAGATAGCAGAATGAGACATCAATATAGAAAAAGACAACATTAAAATGAATTCCATTTCTCCAGATGGATCTTGCACACAATAACCAATGCCTTTTAACAAACCTTCTCTTTTCAATTCCACAATTTTAAATCATTGTTCAATAAACTCAATCTAATAATAAGGGTTTACAGTAGCAAGAATTCATGAAGTACAATTCTGAAACTCATGTATGAGCAGAGGGATTATGTCCATCCTTGTCATCACTAAGGATGTGCAGAATTAAAATTACTATCACCAAGCATTTGTACTTCCTTGGTGCCATGAACAACTGTAGCTGCTCCAACAGTTGTATTTTGTAGTGCAGCTGCACATAAAGACTCCTCAATTATCCCTTGGTCTTCAAGCTTGTTATGTAGGAACAGAGGGATTATGTCCATCCTTGTCCTCAACTTCAGACAAAAGAAAATTTTCAAGCCATTCCACAGAGAAATCATCTTCATTCCCTGGATGTGCAAAATGAAGATTACTATCACCATGCAGTTGTACTTCCTCGATGCCATGAAGAACTGTAGCTACTTCAGCGGTTGCATTTTGTAGTGCAATCATCCCTTGATCATGGTCTTCCAATTCACGGACAACTTTAAGCTTGTTATGAAAGGTTCTTGTTGCTGGATTGTAAACCTTCACCTTATCTGATACGTTGAGCTTGTCGTATTCAGCAGCAATGAGCTTGGCATGTCTTCCTGAATCAGTTTTATAGcaatatgaatttttattttcatcttcaacAATCATACACATCGGATCTCCGTAAAGAACAGATAGTTCATGAAACTTTTTGAAAAGTCCATGCATCCTCTTATGGAAATGAATTTTGTGTTTCACTGGATCTTCAACGAAAGTAATGGGAATCTTTTTCTTTCCCATCTGATAACTCCTCGTGTACAATTTGCCGTTaaataacatataaaaataaaattaggcTTGTCCTCCTCTAAACAAACAAAGTACTACGTGGAAACTAGTATAGAAAGACATTGACAAATTACTTGTGTAAGTATATCTTTAAAAGGAGAAAGAATTTAAAATTCAATTGGTATTTGACATTTGGAATTAGACCTCTAGTTGTTTTACTGTTTTATTTGCTCGCTTCACGCTATTGAAACAGCTATCCAGTTTCTGACTTGGACTCTTGGGCAAGCAAAGTGGCAACTGGTCCAAATAGCATTCCTCTTCAAACAAGAAAGCCCAACTTTGTTTCGATCAAAGAGGTTTTTCCCTCCCAGAAGCAGACACAATTTCAGCGCCTCCATCCTCATTTCAGTGCTCTAAGAGAGTCGGGTAGTCATAGAGACCACGGGGCTTTGTGTTTCAGAAAATCCTTTCCTCCTTGGCAAGTCCCTCCTTTCGATCATAAGCTACAAAAATGGAAAAGGAAAGGTATGGGGAGCAAGCTTTTTGTCCTTCCCTCAGATTCTTTAAACCCAACAATTGCCCATCTTAAGGAGAATACCCTATTTTCTCAATGGTGTGGTTGTCGAGGGGATAGCAATGAAATCATGTCCTAGTGGACTTCCTCATTCCTAGGAATGATCTCAATCAGACCTCtgtagaatgatttttttttttttaaatgtgtggACTCCATCCTGAAAGAAGCCATCATTAATGGTGGCCCTTCGGGGACTAACTATACCCCCCACCTGGGCACTTTCTGATTCCCACCCTAGCCCTCTCTTCTTTCAGAGTTCGACCTTCCATTTCTTTGACTGGAAACCAGGTTTCGACCCTACTAATCATAGGTTCCAGAAATCTCCAGTATGACTTTCTTTAGTTGGTCTACCTTTCGAGTTTTGGTGTCTGGAGGCCCTTCTGAAGGTAGGAGACACTTTAGGATCTCTAGTGGGCATTGAGGGAGACTTCTTGAATGGGCTTAAGGGTGATGTGGCTAATATCTATGTGGAAATAGATTTAAAATAGGGCTTTTATAGCGAATTAGTGATAATCTCAGAGGTTGGTAGATGGAAGCAGAAAGTCCAGAGGCTGGGGAAGGAGACTCCTGGCAAATGCATCCTCTGGAACCAAATAGTGCTCAACTGCTCTATGGATGTTGCTAGAGGCACACTCTCTCCCCTTCAAACAGTTGCAATTTTAAAAAAAGATGATAAGAACCTTGAGATGGGGAACAAAGGATTGGCATCTCCAAACAGAATCGCCTGTAGTTGCAGTCTCATGCCATATTCAAACCCCAAGGCCCTCACGACTTTCTGATTCTTTGATTGAGAATTTGAAATATCAGTCTCTTCCAAGTTCTATTTCACCCTCTTTTCCTCAGCCTCCTCCATCCATCCCCCCGCTCATCCTATCTCCGATTGTTAAGATTCAAAGCAACAAGATTGTGAGGAGTCTGTTTGGCCAAAAGAAAATCCCTTCTCTGACTCGGGGAACTTTCAATATTTTTGCTCAGAATCCTAGAAAGGCCTCCAAAAGAAGGAACGGAGTTAGGTGAAAGTGAGAAGGGGATGCTCCATCTTTAATAGAGACAAGTAAACGAAAAACCATGTCCCTAAGTAATATTTTATAGGAGGAGTAAATTATTGCTAATGACATAGTAGAAGACATGGAGGATGCAAATGATCTTGTTCTCTCAGATGGAAAGGTTTCTTCAGATAGAGCTCAAGCTATTTTGCCTCTTAGCCCTCTACCTCCCTCCAAGAAGATCCCCTCAAAGGTGCATCTTGATTGCTCGACTTTCCCACTTATAGATCCTCTATCTTCAAAACAATGCTTTAATCTTTTCTCTGAACTTTCAAACCCTCTTCTGATGTCGCCTTCTACGATGCCACCCGATTTGGAAATGCACCTGGACCAAAAGACTCAGAGACTTCTCCAGGATTATAtgaatgatgatgaggatatggatCTTCTTCTGGAAACTCTCTTAGCTGTAATGCATTTGAAGATCAAGGAGAAAAGGAAATTGGGATTAAACTAACCTGATTATGGCCTTTCTCCTCTCAAGAAGAACCGCAGATCTTTGAATGAAGCAAGAACTCAAGAAGGGGTAGTGGAGAGCCAATCTAAAATCACAGAactttggaaagtagggaagggcAATACCCTTCCTGATCAACAATGAAAATCATTTCTTTTAATGTTAGGGGCcacaatgcccctaacaaacagagggTGATTAAGAGAAGGATTATCTTGGTCAGTACAGATGTCACCCTCCTTCAAGAAACTAAGTTACATTGTCAGCAAGCAGTTTCCTTTGGTTTGGGAATCAACCCTCTTTTTCAAGGTTCTCTTCAATCATCAATTGCATTAGAAGGGG includes:
- the LOC131037483 gene encoding floral homeotic protein APETALA 1 C-like, translating into MGKKKIPITFVEDPVKHKIHFHKRMHGLFKKFHELSVLYGDPMCMIVEDENKNSYCYKTDSGRHAKLIAAEYDKLNVSDKVKVYNPATRTFHNKLKVVRELEDHDQGMIALQNATAEVATVLHGIEEVQLHGDSNLHFAHPGNEDDFSVEWLENFLLSEVEDKDGHNPSVPT